One Leptospira wolbachii serovar Codice str. CDC genomic region harbors:
- a CDS encoding LIC10067 family putative lipoprotein yields the protein MRRILYTIGFSLVLGNSFSCKSSSQEDPLVALLSSPPVVSSVTPQIGTPTQNNLNAIYPATEVVIKGENFGVDPVVRFNDIVATINANLGTELHTRVPDGAFSGFVTVSKSGGVCLPNSKEGANCAGTEYFIDCYAITNKQYGSEIELKQGQSLSVEFGAIETKAFHTDTLLAARNLIIGCQSAVTVRVFSRSCQATDYVLQNDPTIPFPAGVATQFYITANSATCSLVL from the coding sequence ATGAGAAGGATTTTATACACAATCGGATTCTCACTAGTACTTGGAAACAGTTTTTCCTGCAAGTCCTCGTCGCAAGAAGACCCTCTTGTAGCACTCCTAAGTTCACCTCCGGTTGTGTCTTCTGTTACCCCTCAAATTGGAACACCAACCCAAAACAACTTAAATGCCATTTACCCTGCAACTGAGGTTGTGATCAAAGGCGAAAATTTCGGAGTGGATCCAGTTGTACGATTTAACGATATCGTAGCCACCATAAATGCAAATCTTGGAACGGAGTTACACACCCGGGTTCCAGATGGTGCTTTTTCTGGATTTGTTACTGTATCAAAATCAGGTGGAGTTTGTTTGCCTAACTCGAAAGAAGGTGCTAACTGCGCTGGTACTGAATACTTTATCGACTGCTATGCGATCACAAACAAACAGTATGGATCTGAGATTGAATTAAAACAAGGCCAAAGTTTATCAGTAGAATTTGGTGCTATTGAGACAAAAGCGTTCCACACAGATACTTTATTAGCCGCCAGGAATTTAATTATCGGATGTCAAAGTGCTGTTACCGTGAGAGTTTTCAGTCGGTCCTGTCAGGCGACTGATTATGTATTACAGAACGACCCAACCATTCCTTTTCCTGCCG
- a CDS encoding enoyl-CoA hydratase-related protein: MNTVTLQTHHTYVALMELNRPEAKNAISIQLLAELREKIQEVKKSKARTLVIIGTGDAFCSGADLKERKSMSDLQVKQFLKDINLCFSELANLSIPTIAAINGFAFGGGLEMALACDIRYASESAQMGLTETKLGIIPGAGGTQRLSRIVGESTAMEWIFSGKKLNGKEAMLRGLVSQVFDPDHLRESSLALAREISESAPIAVSAAKKAVRRGMEFPLESALEWERLCYFETIGTKDRVEALQAFAEKRKPIFKGE; this comes from the coding sequence ATGAACACTGTCACTCTCCAAACCCACCATACTTATGTAGCATTAATGGAACTGAATCGCCCCGAGGCAAAAAATGCCATTTCCATCCAACTCCTTGCAGAACTGCGAGAAAAGATTCAGGAAGTGAAAAAAAGTAAGGCGCGAACCTTAGTCATCATTGGTACCGGTGACGCCTTCTGTTCTGGCGCTGACCTAAAAGAAAGAAAATCCATGTCGGACTTGCAGGTAAAACAATTCCTGAAAGATATCAACCTTTGTTTTTCAGAGTTGGCAAATCTTTCAATCCCAACCATTGCAGCCATCAACGGGTTTGCCTTTGGTGGTGGTTTAGAAATGGCATTGGCATGTGATATTCGTTATGCGAGTGAATCTGCGCAAATGGGACTTACTGAAACCAAATTAGGAATCATTCCTGGAGCTGGCGGAACCCAAAGACTTTCCCGAATTGTGGGAGAATCTACGGCTATGGAGTGGATATTTTCAGGAAAAAAACTTAACGGAAAGGAAGCAATGCTCCGAGGTTTGGTATCTCAAGTATTTGATCCAGACCATTTACGGGAATCTTCTCTTGCCTTAGCACGGGAGATATCGGAATCTGCACCTATTGCCGTTTCTGCTGCGAAAAAAGCAGTGCGCCGCGGAATGGAGTTTCCATTGGAATCGGCCCTAGAGTGGGAAAGGCTTTGTTATTTTGAAACAATAGGTACAAAAGATCGAGTGGAAGCCTTACAGGCATTTGCTGAAAAAAGAAAACCTATTTTTAAGGGAGAATGA
- the dcd gene encoding dCTP deaminase — translation MILTGKEILKRLGNDIKIEPYDANLLNPNSYNLRLHEDLLVYSEFPLDMKKPNPVQTLKIPEDGLLLEPGTLYLGRTIEFTETHNLVPMLEGRSSIGRLGMFVHITAGFGDVGFKGFWTLEIQVTHPLRVYAGVQICQIFYHTVEGEISEYKSGKYQANQGIQPSLLYKDFEKK, via the coding sequence GTGATATTAACCGGAAAAGAAATTTTAAAAAGACTGGGAAACGATATTAAAATCGAACCTTATGATGCGAATCTATTAAATCCTAATTCATATAATTTACGATTGCATGAAGATCTTTTAGTATATTCTGAATTTCCTTTGGACATGAAAAAACCAAATCCTGTACAAACTTTAAAGATACCAGAAGACGGTTTGTTATTGGAACCTGGTACATTGTATTTGGGAAGGACTATCGAATTCACAGAGACTCACAATTTAGTGCCAATGTTGGAAGGCCGTTCTTCTATTGGGCGACTCGGGATGTTTGTCCACATTACCGCCGGTTTCGGGGATGTCGGTTTTAAAGGCTTTTGGACTCTAGAAATCCAGGTCACTCATCCTCTACGTGTTTATGCGGGAGTTCAAATCTGCCAAATTTTCTACCATACGGTCGAAGGAGAAATCAGTGAATACAAATCAGGGAAGTACCAAGCCAACCAAGGCATCCAACCATCTCTGTTGTATAAAGATTTTGAAAAGAAATAG
- a CDS encoding DUF2147 domain-containing protein, whose product MNQKLVLSVWTAILFAGSSLLAQEADVALGRYLPPEKDSVIEIFKCGDKYCGKTVCIKDNAYPEKEKDKGVPGTPYLDHNNEDPKLRNRPNLGMVFITGFDYVGEGVYKNGKIYNPRDGKTYCGKFTSLEGGNRLDLKGTLCSITFIGKTNNWVKLGNMSVDDARWDCTFKAKK is encoded by the coding sequence ATGAATCAAAAACTTGTTTTAAGTGTATGGACGGCCATTCTTTTCGCCGGAAGTTCTCTACTTGCCCAAGAGGCTGACGTTGCGTTAGGACGATACCTACCACCGGAAAAAGACTCAGTCATCGAAATTTTCAAATGTGGTGATAAATACTGCGGTAAAACGGTTTGTATCAAAGACAATGCTTACCCTGAGAAGGAAAAAGATAAAGGTGTTCCTGGGACTCCTTATCTAGACCACAACAACGAAGATCCTAAACTACGTAACCGTCCGAACCTCGGTATGGTTTTTATCACTGGATTTGACTATGTTGGTGAAGGTGTTTATAAAAATGGAAAGATCTACAACCCACGTGATGGTAAAACCTACTGTGGAAAATTCACTTCCCTTGAGGGTGGAAATCGTTTGGATCTAAAGGGAACTCTTTGTTCTATTACCTTCATTGGAAAAACGAACAATTGGGTAAAACTTGGAAATATGAGTGTAGATGATGCTCGTTGGGATTGTACTTTCAAAGCTAAAAAATAA
- a CDS encoding methyl-accepting chemotaxis protein — MFHFKSNDSTREFLIKNRKSIREHIIRNTSIEKTNHAEVEELFELQKKLRSLITTSADEIAVSILGSSTNLKNIEYLQSEFVSGLSHFSDISANLASSAEELDAVIHSVSFQITETLKTFDATGQRNIELVKSLETTAKEIETIAKQSLWVKVENQKNEVEIQLLYNDLQKINENIQLVKDISDRTNLLALNASIEAARAGEEGRGFSVVADGVSKLAENTKVAVKTIQDSAQHIRSRFLEFQENSKTRTSVLIEIIEKIQAIESSVVSNRKESNTNLSEIQILIRQFHDLELKLREVGIASQNIANDSTSISNQVHILSDHSVQTKSDFEAIFNKIENTVKLITNQNSVWLLEFIFQRRLDHIHWVQAVDQAIASGNVNLFPQLNHTLCKMGLWYYQSSVLDSKQKTIHDQLEIPHRELHGCAIRIKEAIIQNDNSKISLERSKLQESFLELGKIFDTYIQYLESKTMEESQLTSIN, encoded by the coding sequence ATGTTTCATTTTAAATCAAATGACTCCACTAGGGAGTTTTTAATAAAGAACCGTAAGTCGATCCGAGAACATATCATTCGGAATACTTCGATAGAAAAAACGAATCATGCGGAAGTCGAAGAACTTTTTGAACTACAAAAAAAACTACGAAGTTTAATTACTACTTCTGCAGACGAAATTGCAGTTTCGATTCTTGGTTCTTCAACCAACTTAAAAAATATTGAATACTTACAATCGGAGTTTGTATCCGGTCTCTCCCATTTCAGTGATATTTCAGCGAATTTGGCTAGTAGCGCAGAAGAACTGGATGCAGTCATTCATTCCGTATCTTTCCAAATTACCGAAACTCTAAAAACATTCGATGCAACTGGACAAAGAAATATTGAGTTGGTGAAGAGTTTAGAAACCACTGCAAAAGAAATTGAAACAATCGCAAAACAGTCACTATGGGTTAAGGTTGAAAACCAAAAAAATGAAGTTGAAATTCAACTTCTATATAATGATCTCCAAAAAATTAATGAAAATATTCAATTGGTGAAGGATATTTCTGATCGGACCAATTTGCTTGCTTTAAATGCATCCATTGAAGCGGCAAGGGCAGGTGAGGAAGGTAGGGGATTTTCTGTTGTCGCTGACGGAGTTTCTAAACTTGCTGAAAATACAAAAGTAGCAGTAAAAACAATTCAAGATTCTGCCCAACATATCAGATCGCGATTTCTTGAATTCCAAGAAAACTCAAAAACCAGAACTTCCGTGCTTATTGAAATCATTGAAAAAATTCAAGCAATTGAGTCGTCGGTAGTATCCAACCGTAAAGAATCGAATACTAACTTAAGTGAAATTCAAATTTTGATTAGACAATTTCATGATTTAGAATTGAAACTTCGTGAAGTGGGGATTGCTTCTCAGAACATTGCAAATGATTCAACCAGTATTTCGAATCAAGTTCACATACTTTCAGATCATAGTGTGCAAACAAAATCAGATTTTGAAGCCATATTTAATAAAATTGAGAATACAGTGAAACTGATTACAAATCAAAACTCAGTTTGGTTATTAGAATTTATTTTTCAAAGAAGATTAGATCACATTCATTGGGTACAGGCAGTAGACCAAGCAATTGCAAGTGGAAACGTAAATTTGTTTCCCCAATTAAATCATACACTTTGTAAAATGGGATTATGGTATTATCAAAGTTCGGTTTTGGATTCAAAACAAAAAACAATACATGACCAACTAGAAATACCTCATCGTGAGTTGCACGGCTGCGCAATTCGAATCAAAGAAGCGATAATACAGAATGACAATTCAAAAATTTCGTTGGAAAGATCTAAGTTACAAGAATCGTTTCTTGAACTGGGAAAAATATTTGATACCTATATCCAATATTTGGAATCTAAAACGATGGAAGAATCACAACTAACCTCAATTAATTGA
- a CDS encoding SpoIIE family protein phosphatase: protein MSESILSVDHILTNYYTFGSLIVTVLLAVLTTFFFSLKDRTVATKHMGLACLFLCLFQFGYLLGAFYYHPIASYHRWITGGFIIFGIIHFGQFFFRFPDNEDPKAANIIQFSLYAVAIVVVLWFLVTVSQGERKYHFTAHHWDFNSEGPSRILSLFIAAYSFINFLVMPGYRIFHVNKDKRGTLIIMLVAALIAAVVPNITNVMSRDGAMERSTYLTALVLLFTFTFFIITITFINNSSERTTFMVKIVGISFVTILLIMQAFSYLVDQEKETSFDNTAIQKALRVAEGGERSKDILFVIEYDSADQNLKKAFLPSSVNLDLPLVQADLYNTALYDEVVKIGESDYRNSLKSSLTKTPYYFEGYKNAILQFLDENPDSEGAELKTEVSKLIEKLNRRTFINTNKLGDILPDQFCEEGVKYVEKVKNVDSFRDAILKHVSDCKWDGKEISGSDLRVEMLKFFRYFKPDLTRHYRKDLDGVSHYVAYMTYDSKNKINREVGFNYRDYRAYMHKSAKLELVILAIVMFVLLVVFPLFFRSALVNPLYALLAGVEKVNQGNLEVEVPIKVNDEIGYLAESFNGMVSSIRDARRELQDYAENLEEKVKERTKELQEKMDEIHRLKVQQDGDYFLTSLLAKPLFFNANKSDNIRCDFFVHQKKTFEFRNKTGDLGGDICITGNLKLGKPDDFHRYTMVMNGDAMGKSMQGAGGSLVMGVVMNSIMARSAGNKRILNRTPEEWLTDVYEEVNAVFKSFSGTMVISATVMLIDDDSGKIWYFNAEHPYSILYRDGKASFIEDELKLRKLGLDSEYPFEVQTFQLLPGDQLILGSDGRDDIDLTPDEDVRTINEDETMVLRFVEQSDGDIYEVEKLVKKTGDITDDISMMSVIFKSDKSPILHAPEKDDFSQQPMDDFFDTPGDDWDEALTTSGAFEEGKVLYQNGEIERAITVMKKAFLGDPTNQKLNKFLGLVSYKGKEYDIAAKVLTEFLKENEGSGEYWYYLAMSEKKLGNYESALKAAQEALKYDSENFQNLINLADVSRLLGNVDRAVTYVTRAQSIDPTNKNVLKLSKLLEKATSLN from the coding sequence ATGAGTGAAAGCATATTATCCGTTGACCACATACTAACAAATTATTACACATTCGGTAGTTTAATTGTCACTGTCCTCCTTGCGGTCTTGACTACATTCTTTTTCTCGCTGAAAGACAGAACGGTCGCCACAAAACACATGGGGCTGGCTTGTTTATTTTTGTGTTTGTTTCAGTTCGGGTATTTGCTGGGAGCCTTTTACTACCATCCCATAGCTTCTTACCACCGTTGGATCACTGGTGGATTTATCATCTTCGGTATCATCCATTTCGGACAGTTCTTTTTTCGTTTCCCAGATAACGAAGACCCAAAAGCAGCTAATATCATCCAATTTAGTCTATATGCTGTTGCTATTGTTGTTGTACTTTGGTTCCTTGTTACAGTTTCTCAAGGGGAAAGAAAGTACCACTTCACTGCCCACCACTGGGATTTTAATTCAGAAGGGCCGAGTCGAATTCTTAGTTTGTTCATCGCAGCTTACTCCTTTATCAACTTCCTAGTCATGCCGGGTTATCGGATCTTCCACGTAAACAAAGACAAACGGGGAACTCTCATTATCATGTTAGTGGCAGCTCTCATTGCAGCCGTTGTACCAAACATCACGAATGTTATGAGTCGTGATGGTGCTATGGAACGATCCACTTACCTCACAGCTCTGGTATTACTTTTCACGTTTACTTTCTTTATTATCACAATTACATTTATCAATAACAGTAGTGAACGAACCACTTTCATGGTTAAGATTGTAGGAATTTCGTTTGTAACCATCCTCCTCATCATGCAAGCCTTCAGTTACCTTGTAGACCAGGAAAAGGAAACATCTTTTGACAATACTGCCATTCAAAAAGCCCTAAGGGTTGCGGAAGGAGGGGAACGTTCCAAGGACATTCTATTTGTCATTGAATACGATTCTGCTGACCAAAATCTTAAAAAAGCCTTTTTGCCATCTTCTGTAAATTTGGATCTACCCCTAGTTCAAGCGGACCTTTATAATACGGCTTTGTATGATGAAGTAGTGAAAATTGGAGAATCCGATTACCGCAATTCTCTTAAATCTAGCTTAACAAAAACACCATACTACTTCGAAGGTTATAAAAATGCCATCCTCCAGTTTTTGGATGAAAATCCAGATTCAGAAGGGGCAGAATTAAAGACTGAAGTTTCTAAACTGATCGAAAAACTAAATCGAAGAACCTTTATCAATACAAACAAACTCGGGGATATTCTACCAGATCAGTTTTGTGAAGAGGGTGTTAAATACGTCGAAAAAGTTAAAAACGTAGATAGTTTCCGTGACGCCATTCTCAAACACGTCAGCGATTGTAAATGGGATGGAAAAGAAATATCAGGAAGTGACCTTCGCGTCGAAATGTTGAAGTTCTTTCGCTATTTCAAACCAGACTTAACAAGGCACTACAGAAAAGACTTAGACGGTGTTTCGCATTACGTTGCTTATATGACTTATGATTCGAAAAATAAAATCAATAGAGAAGTTGGTTTTAATTATCGAGACTATCGTGCCTATATGCACAAATCAGCCAAACTTGAACTAGTGATCCTTGCTATCGTGATGTTCGTTTTACTTGTTGTTTTCCCACTATTTTTCCGTTCAGCACTCGTTAACCCACTCTATGCACTTCTTGCTGGGGTGGAAAAAGTAAACCAAGGAAATTTGGAAGTAGAAGTTCCCATCAAAGTAAATGATGAAATCGGTTATTTAGCAGAATCATTCAATGGAATGGTTTCTTCTATCCGTGACGCTAGACGTGAACTCCAAGACTACGCAGAAAACTTGGAAGAAAAAGTGAAGGAACGAACCAAAGAACTTCAAGAAAAAATGGATGAAATCCATCGATTGAAAGTGCAACAAGATGGTGACTATTTCCTCACTTCACTCCTTGCAAAACCATTATTCTTTAATGCAAACAAATCAGATAACATTCGTTGTGATTTTTTTGTTCATCAAAAGAAAACCTTCGAATTCCGTAATAAAACTGGGGATCTCGGTGGTGATATTTGTATCACAGGAAATCTAAAATTAGGAAAACCGGATGATTTCCATCGTTATACGATGGTTATGAATGGTGATGCTATGGGGAAATCCATGCAAGGGGCCGGTGGCTCTTTAGTAATGGGTGTGGTCATGAATTCCATTATGGCACGTTCAGCTGGAAACAAAAGAATTCTCAATCGCACTCCCGAAGAATGGCTAACAGACGTATATGAAGAAGTCAATGCTGTATTCAAATCTTTTAGTGGAACTATGGTTATTTCTGCAACAGTCATGCTGATAGATGATGACAGTGGAAAAATTTGGTATTTCAATGCAGAACACCCCTACAGTATTCTTTACAGAGATGGAAAAGCAAGTTTCATCGAAGACGAATTAAAACTACGTAAATTGGGATTGGATTCTGAATATCCTTTCGAAGTACAAACCTTCCAACTTTTACCGGGAGATCAACTGATCCTTGGTTCCGATGGTCGGGATGATATCGATCTTACACCGGATGAAGATGTTAGAACCATCAATGAAGATGAAACTATGGTCCTTAGATTTGTTGAACAATCTGATGGCGATATTTATGAAGTGGAAAAACTCGTTAAAAAAACTGGAGATATTACTGATGATATCTCTATGATGAGTGTTATTTTCAAAAGTGACAAATCTCCTATCCTCCACGCGCCAGAAAAAGACGATTTCTCACAACAGCCCATGGATGATTTTTTCGACACACCGGGTGATGACTGGGATGAAGCTCTTACAACTTCTGGTGCTTTCGAAGAAGGAAAGGTCCTTTACCAAAATGGAGAAATTGAGAGAGCCATTACAGTAATGAAAAAAGCTTTCCTCGGAGATCCAACAAACCAAAAGCTAAACAAGTTTCTTGGTCTTGTAAGTTACAAAGGGAAAGAATATGACATTGCGGCAAAAGTCCTCACTGAATTTTTGAAAGAAAACGAAGGATCTGGAGAGTATTGGTACTACTTAGCCATGTCTGAGAAAAAACTCGGGAACTACGAAAGTGCACTAAAAGCAGCTCAAGAAGCCCTAAAATATGACTCTGAAAATTTCCAAAACTTAATAAACCTTGCGGACGTTAGCCGTTTACTAGGGAATGTTGACCGCGCTGTTACTTATGTTACGCGTGCACAATCTATAGATCCAACAAACAAAAACGTTCTTAAACTTTCAAAGTTATTAGAAAAAGCAACTAGCCTCAATTAA
- the mpl36 gene encoding RlpA family plasminogen-binding lipoprotein MPL36 → MQRLILISIVLWLVSCSSADATRRDYSASGDPEDIFFERSAKSKPTSNTKSEDPVARSIIDDLDSNAKTATPVAAAAIPTKKPTDQFDEIGLSSWYGQKFQGRPTASGELFDRMKMTGAHRTLPIGSVIKIQNLENNKEAVVRINDRGPFVDERIVDVSEKTAEILEFKDKGVTKVGIKVLKKGEDDLGDDLDDADLLDDAPTKPEKLTPVKPGAVKPVAAGKGFTVQVGVFQEKERALKYQENMKSEYNQSVFVTPRDGKFVVQVGDFADRTKAESLKSKLKYDGIDCFIATR, encoded by the coding sequence ATGCAAAGACTCATACTTATATCCATAGTATTGTGGTTGGTTTCCTGCAGTTCTGCAGATGCCACCCGAAGAGATTATAGTGCTTCCGGCGATCCGGAAGATATTTTTTTCGAACGGTCTGCAAAGTCAAAACCAACGAGTAACACAAAGTCAGAAGACCCAGTGGCTCGTTCCATCATTGACGATTTAGATTCCAACGCGAAAACAGCAACACCTGTTGCGGCCGCCGCAATCCCGACAAAAAAACCAACAGACCAGTTTGATGAAATTGGATTATCGTCCTGGTATGGACAGAAGTTCCAAGGTCGTCCTACTGCGAGTGGTGAACTTTTTGATCGAATGAAGATGACAGGTGCTCACAGAACACTCCCCATCGGAAGTGTGATCAAAATTCAAAACCTGGAAAACAATAAAGAAGCTGTAGTTCGTATCAATGATCGTGGGCCTTTCGTCGATGAACGAATTGTCGATGTATCCGAAAAAACTGCGGAGATCCTTGAGTTTAAAGACAAAGGGGTCACGAAAGTTGGGATCAAAGTTCTCAAAAAAGGAGAAGATGATCTTGGTGATGATTTAGATGATGCTGATCTTTTGGATGATGCCCCAACAAAACCAGAAAAACTGACACCGGTAAAACCTGGTGCGGTGAAACCAGTAGCAGCCGGCAAAGGATTTACTGTGCAAGTTGGGGTCTTTCAGGAAAAAGAAAGAGCATTAAAATACCAAGAAAACATGAAATCTGAATACAACCAATCTGTGTTCGTAACTCCCAGAGATGGAAAATTCGTAGTTCAAGTTGGGGATTTTGCAGACCGCACAAAAGCAGAATCTCTCAAATCAAAATTGAAATACGATGGGATTGATTGTTTTATCGCTACTCGTTAA
- a CDS encoding tetratricopeptide repeat protein: protein MAQEIQTLFNEAVRLERNGEWDRAETQYKILLEKDPNYHLALQNLGVIYAKQGKHAEAIPLFSKAYKLHANVKNCYNLAVSLYKHEETEKAISFLKQTLTFEKKFISAHLLLAQAYQKLGNDDKTEVYLNNVIKIEPNHKSALGGLAMFYYERNRFPESLKMIERYLILYPGNAQLKIIQSEILAKQGNYKASATLLSTMVKEDVGFTNFNESLHAAWLEEDGVAHESLVRIQSKAKKKLKEFQTKLELSKENPEEFSPPDAQEALDLSLLYLFNGNPEKAMQYLVFAQKMKEKTDPDRQS from the coding sequence ATGGCACAAGAAATCCAAACTCTATTCAACGAGGCAGTCCGTTTGGAGCGAAACGGTGAGTGGGATCGTGCTGAAACCCAATACAAAATTTTGCTCGAGAAGGACCCGAATTATCATTTGGCCTTACAAAACTTGGGTGTGATTTACGCCAAACAAGGAAAACATGCAGAAGCAATTCCTTTGTTTTCTAAGGCATACAAACTCCATGCAAATGTCAAAAACTGTTATAATCTAGCTGTTTCCCTTTACAAACATGAAGAAACAGAAAAAGCCATTAGTTTTCTAAAACAAACCTTAACCTTTGAAAAGAAGTTTATTTCTGCGCACCTTCTGCTCGCACAAGCCTATCAGAAGTTAGGCAACGATGATAAAACCGAAGTTTATCTAAATAATGTAATTAAAATCGAACCAAATCATAAATCAGCTTTAGGAGGGCTTGCGATGTTTTACTACGAAAGGAATCGTTTTCCAGAAAGTTTAAAAATGATCGAACGTTACTTGATTCTGTATCCCGGAAATGCTCAATTAAAAATCATTCAATCTGAGATCCTTGCCAAACAAGGAAATTATAAAGCATCAGCCACTTTACTTTCCACTATGGTAAAAGAGGATGTTGGATTTACGAACTTCAACGAAAGTCTGCATGCAGCTTGGTTAGAAGAAGATGGGGTTGCTCATGAAAGTCTGGTCCGGATCCAATCCAAAGCCAAAAAGAAACTGAAAGAGTTTCAAACCAAATTAGAACTTTCCAAAGAGAATCCAGAAGAGTTTTCGCCGCCCGATGCTCAGGAAGCTTTGGATTTAAGTTTGTTATATCTTTTCAACGGCAACCCGGAAAAAGCGATGCAATATTTGGTATTTGCTCAGAAGATGAAGGAAAAGACAGATCCTGATAGGCAATCCTAG
- a CDS encoding tetratricopeptide repeat protein: MKFRILDILFFSFIFILMGCRYPIAKQEDLESDSLFLEVTGSSATECNAEGIRLSKTIQLDQAEQVWDKCIQTNPNEVVVHLNRLRFYFLLDEYELLKQKIAKETPSRSSVTYTNILKELEVRLRNDERVVLLDALSRVKGWELYSYEELANYYLQTGNFAYAEGYFNQILEVVPFHENALYGMADIQIQKGNWYSLLDYAKSLEVATKKNKEFHFYFVKANYELGRYEEALKWAESATASEKTQISFLEVWRDTLLVLKDFPRWDGLLPYYRKAVEKGFGIPESTFFPTFSKEGKDVRKASRSGRS; this comes from the coding sequence TTGAAATTTCGTATATTAGACATTCTATTTTTTTCTTTTATATTCATTCTAATGGGATGTAGGTATCCCATCGCGAAACAAGAGGATTTGGAATCTGATTCCTTATTTTTGGAAGTGACTGGTTCCAGTGCGACCGAGTGTAATGCAGAAGGCATTCGACTGTCCAAAACCATTCAGTTAGACCAAGCGGAACAAGTTTGGGACAAATGCATTCAAACCAACCCGAACGAAGTTGTCGTTCATTTGAACCGACTTCGCTTTTACTTTCTATTGGATGAATACGAACTCCTTAAACAAAAAATTGCAAAGGAAACTCCCTCTCGGTCCTCCGTTACATATACAAATATTTTAAAAGAATTGGAAGTCCGTTTGCGAAATGATGAAAGGGTTGTGTTACTTGATGCCTTATCACGCGTGAAGGGATGGGAGTTATACTCTTACGAAGAGTTGGCCAATTATTATCTGCAAACAGGTAACTTTGCTTATGCGGAAGGATATTTTAACCAGATATTGGAAGTTGTTCCATTTCATGAAAATGCGCTGTATGGGATGGCAGACATCCAAATACAAAAAGGTAACTGGTACAGTTTGTTGGATTACGCAAAATCTCTAGAAGTTGCCACTAAAAAGAATAAGGAATTTCATTTTTATTTTGTAAAGGCCAATTATGAATTGGGGCGGTATGAAGAAGCTTTGAAGTGGGCGGAATCAGCTACTGCTAGTGAAAAAACACAAATCAGTTTTTTAGAAGTTTGGCGAGATACGTTACTCGTTCTAAAAGATTTTCCTAGATGGGACGGGCTTTTGCCTTACTACCGTAAGGCGGTTGAAAAGGGATTTGGGATCCCTGAGTCGACTTTTTTCCCCACATTTTCCAAAGAAGGGAAGGATGTTCGGAAAGCATCTCGTTCTGGTAGAAGTTAA
- the folP gene encoding dihydropteroate synthase, with protein sequence MAEIFGILNITTDSFSDGGKFLNPDDAIQQGTKLLQEGADWLDVSGQSSNIDATLVSEEEEWRRVEPVIRHFVPQGVRISLDSFRPAVQKKAIEAGVRCINDISGFTYEGDRSFLKPAFEKHPGLKLIIMHSHNKNIAKYKSDLTPEKVVKKIQIFFRDRRSELLTMGIPEPALHYDPGMGFFLSEDPMVSFRVLQELEILKLEFPQLMVGVSRKSFLGNVLGNLPITEREFVTLACELHLLRYKIPFIRTHNVLKLRQAEKIWNLCQEME encoded by the coding sequence ATGGCCGAAATCTTCGGAATCTTAAACATTACCACCGACTCGTTTAGTGACGGAGGAAAATTTCTAAACCCAGATGATGCGATTCAACAAGGGACTAAACTCCTACAAGAAGGAGCGGATTGGTTGGATGTGTCTGGCCAATCTTCTAACATCGATGCCACTCTAGTTTCAGAGGAAGAGGAATGGCGGCGAGTAGAACCTGTCATTCGACATTTTGTTCCACAAGGTGTTCGAATTAGTTTGGATAGTTTTCGCCCGGCAGTACAGAAAAAAGCAATTGAGGCAGGAGTTCGCTGCATCAACGATATCTCTGGTTTTACCTATGAAGGTGACCGTAGTTTTCTCAAACCTGCCTTCGAAAAACACCCAGGGCTAAAACTCATCATCATGCATTCGCATAACAAGAACATTGCGAAATATAAATCAGATCTCACACCGGAAAAAGTGGTGAAAAAGATCCAGATCTTTTTTAGAGATCGTCGCTCAGAACTTTTGACGATGGGGATTCCCGAACCAGCTCTTCATTATGATCCAGGAATGGGTTTTTTTTTGAGTGAAGATCCGATGGTTTCCTTTCGAGTTTTACAAGAATTAGAAATTCTAAAATTAGAATTTCCACAATTGATGGTGGGAGTCTCTAGAAAGTCCTTTCTAGGAAACGTACTTGGAAATTTACCGATCACAGAAAGGGAATTTGTCACTTTGGCCTGTGAACTCCATCTATTGCGGTATAAAATCCCATTCATTCGAACGCATAACGTTCTTAAGCTGAGACAAGCAGAAAAAATTTGGAATTTATGCCAAGAGATGGAATGA